The genomic DNA GGGTTGCACCTTGCAACGTGGGTCTCTGGGAATAACGGcgaccctgcccctgccccaggaaTGTCTTTATCCCCCTCCCCCATTATTTTGTGGCTAATTCCTGCTTGACTCTCGAGACTCAGCTTTGCTCAGCTCCTCCAGGAGCCCCCCGCCGCCACTACGCACCATTTTGTCCTTTACCCAATGGCTGCATCATCTGTTCACACGTCAGCCTGACcctgggctctagagggcagggcCTGACCCGCAGGGGGACTCGGAGAGTGTCCGCTGGCCTTGCCTCTCCTCACAGGAAGCCCAGAGCTCTGGGGAGACCGCTGGGACCCAGGCCTCCCCGGTGTGCGTGCACGACGGCCGCCTCACCCCAgcgtcccagccctgcctgcaccCGCCCACCTTGAGGTCGTAGAAGATGATGTCTCCGAGCACCAGATACACCTTCACGTAGTACAGGGTCTCCTCGTCAAATTCCAGTGGCGAGGTGCAGAGCGAGAGTGCCTTGAGGTAGAAGTGCTCGGCCAGCTCCCCGTGGCCCAGCTGCTGGTGCAGGGCGGCCAGCCGATGGTAGGCCACCCGCTCGTTCAGCCGGTCCCCTGGGGACGCAGGGAGGGATCACGAGTGAGGACATGGCTGCTCAGGGTGGCGGGGCACAGGCCAGCCAGGAGCACCCGGCCGTCACCGTCTCCGAGCTCCAGCCGGCCCCTTCCTGGCCCCAGACTcactttcccatctgtaaagggGACCTGATAAGGCCCGCTCCCCTTCTTCCTCGGGGACGCGGCAGAGTCATGGATCACGCTGCCCTGGCTCTGGGCCTGCACGGACCCTCCTGGACGGGGGCTTTGGTGACTGTTTTGACTGGAGAACCCAAAGTCCTGCGGTCTGTGCACCTGCAGGTGCCAGGGCTCTGGTCAACCTGCAAACATGACCTTTGGCCTCCCGCTGCACAGTCAGCGGCCCCTACCCCGTCCTCGGGGAGTCACCACACGAGGCTGTCTCCAAGATCCTCCCCCTTCCAGGGCTCCcctgctgagcacctactgtgtgcccagccctccTGGGCTCCCTGTCTCGGGGAAGACGTTAGGCACAGAGGGATTCGGGCCTTGAGGGACCGGCCTCTGGAAAGGGGACCGGGATTTGGCCAGCCAGCAGGGGCTGCTGGCGGCGAGTGGGGAAGGGACAGCGGGAGGGGACAGCAGGCAGAAAGTCACGGGGTGGGCCTGCCTGGGGCCTTGGCCAGCCTTGTGGTCAGCAAGGTGGGGGGCAGCGGGGGAGCCGCAGAGCTGGCGTTGCTCGTCCAGCCTGCGGCGCTTCCTGAGACCCCGGGCGGGTGCGCTGCTGCCCGTCTCAGCAGCCTGGCCCGCAGGAGAGGCGCCTGCAGCCCGGGAGACGCGCGGCCGCGCTCAGACCTCAGAGGTGGAGGCCCTGGGCCCGGGGTGCGGCTTACCGAGGGTGACGCTGAGGGCCAGGGCCGTGTGGGCGAACTCCAGGCCCTCCTGCGGCGCCTCCGTCTCGGCCAGCAGCGCTGCCAGCTTGTTGCAGAGACGCAGCTCGGCCTCCTGGCTCCCCGTGTTCACGGCCAGGGGCAGCGCCCGGTCCTGCGAGCACAGGCGGGCGGGTCAGGCCTCCGCCCGCAGCAGCCAGCCAGGCCCGGTACCCTCCTCAGAGCCCCCACTAACCCACTGGAGCTTTACACAGCTCTGCCCCCCCAGGAAAGGCCAGCTCAGAGTGGTGTGACACCCCCAGCGTCACTGGGCCACGAGTAAGCTGGGTGTGAGCCTTGCCCATCGAGCTACACCACACACACTCAGACCAGCCCTGACCCTCCTGGGTGGTGGGCGCCTGACCAGGAAGGTCCAACACCCCTCTAGGCTCTAAATACGCCGCGTTTATCTGTCCCCTGGGGCTGAGCCACACGCACGAGCTGGGCAGACGGACGGGGAGAAGCTGCCCTCCCTGGCAGGCACGTGCAGACCTGGCCCTGCTCCGGGTCCTCCCCCTGATGTGCTGTGTGTCCTTAGGCACACCCTtgtgcctctctgagcctgtttcttcatctgtaaaacggggacagTCCTCGCCTCCCAGGGGTGTTTGGATCACGGAGATGCATGTCCTACGATGGTCCTTCTTTGCTCTGTCCctcccaggctggggctgggggccaagGTCATCCCTGACCAAACCACCGGGAAACTAAACATGTGCGTGGGGGACGCCGCCTCCAGGAGGGATGCCCCCTGAGGCCCACCTGCCTGGACCCACAGCCGCCGCTCACCCGGTAGAAGGACACGGCTTTCTCCCGCTCCCAGGTCCCGTTGAAGAAGATGTCTCCAGCCGCCTCAAAGAGCTGCAGCCCCAGCTTGGGGTCCCCTGTGTACAGGGCCGCGTTCTGTGCCACCTGTGGGGATGCAGAAACTCTCATGGGTCCCCCAGTGACCTGGCAGGGCGAGGCGGCAGGGCCCGCTGGGGGAAGCTCACAGCCACCTGCCGGCCGCCCGGGACCCTCTATCACACCGACACGGAGCGAGGGTTCTTTCCTCTCATACACCTCAGTCCCTGTGCATGCGGGGCCCTTGTCCCCTGCTGGCATGAGGACAAATCATCTAAGCTCTGTGTCCCAGGAGGAGGCCTttccagctgaggccccaggagCCGGCACGTGTGGGCTGGGGAGGCGCTCGGGACGGAGCTCAGAGCCAGCCTCTGAATCCTGCCGGCCGTGCCCAGACCACAGCATCCTCGCTCGGCTTCACCTGGGGCTCCCAAATCCTGGCTCGTTGGGCCCCCCATCTTCCCTCCCGAGCACTTAGAGACACCCAACCGCATGTCCACTTGTCTCTCCCTCCAGAGGACTGAGGCTGTCGCTCCTCTGCCGCGTCCAGGGCTTCACACGTGCCTGGcgcgtagtaggtgctcagaaaaaaACGCCGAGTGACTGAGGGGACCAGCCCTGGTCCGCAGTCCAGCCACACCCAGCGGCTCGCAGCCCTGACCTTGCTGCACTCCCGGGCACCGCTGGGCCTTTGCACCTATGAGTCCTGGTGCAGGAATACCCCATATGCCTACCACCGCCCTACAATTCCAACAGCCTCCGTGACCCCAGGCTGACCGAGCGCACCCCCCCGCTCCTTTCTGTGCCGCAGCCCTGGCCCCAGGCAGCATTCCTTGTGGAGGAGGCTGTACCCTCCACCGGCCGCCAGCTACTGATCTGGTTCGTCAACCCCGGCCTGGCCCAGGGGAGGTACACAGCAGGTGcccaaaaggaaaaaacccacaaggcTCTTGAGTCTCTCAATTTGTCACAAATCACGTCATGTTTGAGAAACTGTCAAAAAACGGAGCTTCTGTGATAAACGTGTTTTTTAAGGAGAAATGCCGTGCACTGCTGAAGCGAGTTCTGTGTGTCAGCTGAGTGGGCACGACATTTGCACATTTATCGAGCACTTGCTGTGTACCAACACAGCCGGGGGCACTGTCCCCAGAGCCCCTGTCCCCAGAGCTCAGCTGGTTATGCAAGATGCTGGAGGTCTGGGGCGGCGGGAGATGGCGCGGGCACCTGGCACGCGACGGCTTAGGGGTGAGTGGGCGGGTGGGTGAGTGACCGCGCGCGCACGCCCGGAGCCCTCGCACCTGGATGTAGACATCCACCAGCTCGTTCTGCTGGAGGATGTAGTAGATCTTCCCCGCCTGCAGCCAGGCGTGCGCCTCCTTGTCCTTCTTCTGCAGGTCGATGAATATCCCCAGACTGCGCTTGGTGTAGTCCAGCGCGGATTTGTAGGCCCTGGAATTAGACGTGGGCGGTCAGAACAGGTCTCCCGGGCCAGCCGCCCATGTGGATTGGACGGGGCTCTCCCCGGGGCCGTCTGGTGACCATGGACCTGAAACGTCAGGAGCAGGAAAAGAGCCTGCCCTTCCCAGGCTGCTGGGAGATCCGGGATGAACATACAGCAACTCGTCCAGCAAAGATGAAGGAGGCCCTTGGGACGGAAGCAGGCAGCACAAGGCAGGAGGAGCGTGCTGTTCGTCTGCCTCATTTCCCCAAACACAGCCCCGTGTCCCTTCCAGACGCAGCAGGGATTGTGGCCACTGGGCAGAAATTTAGAGATCGTCCAGGCTACTGGCTATCACACCAAGGGAAGATCGGAACCACCCAGGGGGGCTGTTCAGACACAGATCGCCGGGCTCTGCTCCCAGAGCTGCTGACTCAGGAAGTCTGGAGTGAGGCCTGGGAATGTGCATTTCCAGCCAGCGCCCCGGCAAGGTGGAGGCTGCTGATCCGGGGTCCCCACTTTGTGGAGCATCGATCTAGGTCGCTGGCCCATTGGCCCTGCTGTGAAACTGAGGCCCGAGGATGAGAGGCGGAGGCCAGGACGGGCACATCTGAGTCCCAGGGAACCTGGCTCCTTCCCCGCCCTCGGGGAGCCCCCACGCTGCAGGGGGTGTTGTGAGACTGCCAGCCTGCAGGCTGTGTGGTCCAGCCATGTGTCACCCACCCCCGGTCAGGATGCTCTGGGTGGGCTTCTTCACGTGTGGTTCTGAAATCCTGTCCCAGGGAAGCAGGTGGGACAGTCAGCTGTCTCCAGTGGATGAGAATCCTCTGGGCACACGTGGCTGCTGTCCTCACATCTGAGGGGACAGACGAGGACCAGACTACCTCGCCCAGAGCTGGGCCAGCGAGAAAAGACTCAGGGCAGAGCGGGGTCAGCTTCCAGAAGCCACCACGGCAGGAAGAAAGGTCCAGAAACACATGCTCTGCCTCCCTTGGGGATGAGACCAGGCCTGCTGGCCCAGAGCCCGTCTGACCCTAAGGGATGAAATGGCCCTTGAGGAGGGGCTGTTCTAGGATGGTGGTCCAGCATCCTCACCACCCTGCCCGCCCCCAGGGCCAGCCCTCACCTCTCGGTGCCCAGGGACAGGTAGAGCTGGCTGATGGCCTCCAGGAGCTGCCCCTCCAGCACCTTGTCGGCCACCCTGCGGGCCAGCGAAAGCTGGAACTCGTGGTAGACGACACACTGGGCCTCACTGGGCATGACTGTGCTGTAGAAGTGACACAGCCGCTGGACGGCGTGCAGCTGGCCTGGGCGGGAGACAAAGGAAAAGGCTCCCATCATGCATCACAGCAACGTTTGCAGGGTCAAAGTCCCCTGCTGGGTGCCCGCCTCTGTGCGCTGGGGTCATTGCACATGCAGACAGGCTGAGCgtcctgctcaaggtcacacagccggcGAGCATCTCGAGACAGGGCCAGGCCAGGCATGTCACAGGGGCTCCAGGGACAGCACCGACCACTTTTATAACCCTCAGGCTGGGCCGTCCTGGCCGGGCTCTCCCACCGCGCCAGGGTGCTGTTTCTGCTTCACAGAGCTCCTCCCAGCCCAACAGGGGCTGCCCTCACACCGAGCGGACAAGGCAGGGATCACCGGCACCCCCTGTGGCAGAAGGGCAAGCTGAGTTCAAAGCCGGGGCACACGGCATGCGGGGGAGAAGGGATTCAAATCCAGCTCCGCTATTCCAGAGCCGATCCTCCTTCATGAAGCCGGGCTCCAAGCCCTCAGCCGTACTTGCCTCTCCTAAAACCAGAGGGTTGGGAACCATTGGGAGCTTCCACTCTTAAAAATAACCCGGGGATGAACAAGCCACGAGAAGACGTGAACGACACGGCGAACCAACCAGACCTAAGAGACCACAGAACGTGCCCCCAGCAACAGCAGAACATGTGTTCTTCACGTGCCCACGAACATTCTCCAGGACGGACCAGAGACTGGATCACAGAACTATTCTCTGCAAAcgtaaaaggattgaaatcatgcGAAGCGTGTTCTCCAGGTGCAACGGAATGAAATcaggaatcagtaacagaaggaAGTTTGGGAAATTCACAGACCTGTACACATGGGCAGCATATTCCTCAATCACCAGTGGGTCAAGGAAGGAAACTAAAAGATATTGGAGATGAGTGAGCATAAAAGCACAACGTACCACAATTTAGGGGATGCGgagaaagcagtgcttagaggaacTTTATTACTGTAAATGCCTGTgtcaaacaaagaataaaaaattcaaatcaaaaccctAAACTCCccccttaagaaactagaaaaagaaaagttaattagacccaaagcaagcaaaaggaaggaaaaataaaagttcaagcggaaatgataaaatgatagagaacagaaagatagagaaaatcaatgaaacccagggatggtcctttgaaaagattaacaaaattgacaaatctttagctggACTGAccgagaaaaaaaagaaagaagatgaaaatcaCTAAAACCAGGAGTGAAAAAGGGGACGTTACTACCGATCTCACGGAAATAAAGGGCATGCTATGAACagctgtatgccaacaaattaggtAACCAAGATGGAACGGACAAATCCTAGGAAGACACAAACTACTGAAAGGGgctaaaaaaggaagaagaccaCGCACGGAGCGACCCTGGGGTGTCACCCTAGCCCTTAGTCTCCTCACTGTTCAATACAGGGGAGGAGCAAACAACATGACCCTCTGGGTCCCCCAGCTCTGCATTCCCAAGTCTGAATCCCCAGGGCCCGGGTctggggaggtgggtcaaagGAGGTTTCTGACAGGCACACAGGGGGGCCACGTTCCACTGCCGAGCACCACCAGGACCTGCctgagggcacggggagggtCAGGGACCCAGCtcttggttccttctggaggtccAGAGGGACCCCTTCCAGCCTCAGTGAGTGGTCTACATCCCTCAGTAGCTCCCCAGCGCTCTCAGGAAAAACACCAAACCACAGCCTGGGCTCCTGGGCTCCTGGGCTCCTGGGCCCCTGCCTAGCTTCCCACCTGAGGTTCTCACCACACCCCCACCTGACCCTCTCACTCCAAACTCTGCACCTCCCTGTGCGGCCCAGCTCactcaccccagggcctttgcactggctgctcCTTCTGCCAGACCCCCCTCCCGTGCTTGGCTAAAGCCTCCTCCTCCCTCAAGTCCCAGACTGATCAGACCTTCCCGACCTACGAGCTGAGGCCTGGGCCCCATGTTTAAGCTGAGCTCCTGCTTTTGTCCTCTTGTGACCCAGGCATCTGTTTCCCACGCTTGGCCGCCAGCCCCCAGTGAGGACCGCTCGGGTGCCTTTGCAGGTGGAGCCCCGCACAGAGCCTGGAGTATTCACACAAGTAGCTGTTGGATGAAGCAACTGTCTTGCACCCTCTGTGCAGGGCAGACGCCAGGGCTGCTGGGAGACGCCAGCACCAGCTAAAGCACCCAGCATTCAAGGCCCAGGTGGCTCCTCCGCACGGCTGCCCCCGCCTGGCCTGGGCTATGTCCAGGGTCACCACCGCCCATTTGCCGGAGATGGCCAGGATTCCCGGCCTCGGGACTTTCAATGTACAAAGCAGGACGGTCCCAGGCAAATCGGGATGAGTCGTTTGCCCTGGTGACATCTGACCCGGCGTGGGACACCCTCAAGGCGTCTGCAAACGTCTGCTGGTTTCCAGCACTCGGCACTGTCAGTGCAAAAACAACCGCTCGCCTCTGAATCGCAAACCCCAGGTGTGTTCTGAACAGAGGTGGAAAGAAAacgtgttttctttctttccaggaaGCCAGTGTGGCCCACACTTACTCTCCAAATGGTCCGTCTCCACGGCGACCAGAAAGGCCCACTCGTAGTAGCACTTGCCCTGCCGGGTGAGGGCCCTGCGGGTGCACAGGTGACCCAGCCGCAGGAGCACCTGGGTGAAGTCTGGGCCGCACTCTCCGCTGGGCAGCCGCGAGAAGAGCTTCACGGCCTCCAGGAAGTAGTGTTGGGCCAGCCTGCCGGCGCCGGTCTGCAGGCACAGGGTCCCGAAGTTGGCCAGGACCACCGCCTTGTTCCGCTGGCGACCCAGGCGCCTGGCGACCCGCAGGGCGCGGTAGTAGccctcggccgcctgctgggtcCTGCCCATCCTCTTCAGGGCGATAGCCGCCATGTTGGCGATCACGCCCTCCTGGTCCAGGGCGGCCACCGCCGCCTCCAGGACGGACTCCAAGATGTCCAGGGCTGCCGGGATCTGCCTGTGAAGCACGTGCAACCAGGCGAGGGCCACCAGGCGGTCCACGACCGTGCGGCTGCCAATCTGGGCGTCCGTCTCCGCGGCCCGCGTCATGAAGGCGATGGCCCTGCCCTGTCGCCCGTGCTGGCTGTGCAGCCGGGCCAGGCTGGCGTAGATGGGGCCGCGCAGCGCCCGCCCCGCGCCCGAGGCCGGGGAGGCCAGGGCCTGCAGGAGGTAGGGGGCGAGCTGGGCGGGGAGGCGGGGGAGCTGGGGGCTGCCCCGCAGGACCAGGGCCGCGCTCCGGAGCGCGCTGTCCAGCGAGCCCCGCACCCGCCGCGAGGCCACCTTGACGCAGCTCAGTGCCAGGTGAGGGAGGCACTTGCGGCTGTAGACGTCCGCCAGCAGCAGGTAGCAGTCGACGGGCCACGAGGCGCCCGGAGCCCCCGAGGCCCCGTACAGCTGCAGCAGCCTCTCCAGGAAGGGCAGGGCCTCCTCGGGCCGCTTGCCGCGGGCGTGGTGCTCGGCCAGCAGGAAGCAGGCCCGGGCCTCGGCCTGCGGGCTGCGGGCGCCGATAGCCCTCCGCAGGCCCAGCTGCAGGAGCCCCGACTCGGCCTCGGAGCCGCCGACGTGGCCGGGCGTCCCCAGGAGCAGGGCCAAGGCCTTGGGCACCACCTGCGCGCACTTCTCCCTGTTCTTCTGCCGCAGGTGGACGGCGGCCAGGCTGGTGTACACGGCCGCCACCAGGACGAGGTCCCCGAAGCGGCCCCCCAGCGCCCCCAGGGCTTCCTCGAAGTACACGCGGGCCTGGGACAGCTTCAGCCGCCGGACGCACAGCCGCCCCAGCAGGAAGCAGAGCCTGGCCAGGGCCATGGGCAGCCCGGCCTTCTTGGCCACCCCCCGGGCCTCAGCCAGAAGCCGGGCCAGCTCCTCATCGTCGGTGAAGCCGCCAAACACACCGCTCAGCCCGGGCGGGGAGAGGTCGTACAGGCCCTGGAAGCCGGCCTCGAAGCCGGGCTTATCCAGGAACTGCAGCAGGGAGCCCAGGGCCTCCGGGTCAGCCCGGGCATCCCCGGCGTCCAGGCGGAAGGAGAGGTCCTTTGTGTCCGGCGAGCTCGCACCACCGGATGCCCCGTGGATGCCCGGGGACGTTGGCTCCTTGGGGCAGCCCCGGCAGGACTTGGCGTCTGGCGAGCTCGCACCACTGGACGCCCCGTGGATGCCCGGGGACGTTGGCTCCTTGGGGCAGCCCCGGCAGGACTTGGCGTCTGGTGAGCTCGCACCACTGGACGCCCCGTGGACTCCCGGGGACGTTGGCTCCTTGGGGCAGCCCCGGCAGGACTTGGCGTCTGGCGAGCTCACACCACTGGACGCCCCGTGGACGCCCGGGGACGTTGGCTCCTTGGGGCAGCCCCGGCAGGACTTGGCGTCTGGCGAGCTCACACCACTGGACGCCCCGTGGACGCCCGGGGACGTTGGCTCCTTGGGGCAGCCCCGGCAGGACTTGCATCGTTCTAGGACATTCTTCACCTTCTGCAGGGTCTCACGTGGCTCTGGGTGCAGGCAAGGCGGGGGCATCTCTGCAAGTGACCAGAATGCCCACGTGGGTTAGAGTGTGGCCTGAGTCCAGGCTGGGCCAGGGCGCATCCCTCCCCGAGCCGCAGGGTCCCTGTCACCTCTCCCACGGGGCTGCCCTAAGCGTCTGAGATTTCTGCGGATTGTGGAGCGCAGAGCTGGGCGCAGTGCGGGGCCGCAGTAGGAGCGACTGCTGGGGGGACACAGAGCAGGTTGGCCAAGCTTTTATCGAGGAATGCTCCTTGCCTTTGCCCTTCCCTCTCAGCCAGCTGAGGAGCCCCCGTGAAACCAATCAGTAGCCAATCAGCCCTGCTGGCCAGCGTGAGCTCAAAAGCACCCACAGAACCAACAGTGGCCTGTGTGCCCATCTGCCCGGCTCTAGCGTGGGGGTCATTATGACAGGAAACACCGGGAATGGCTCCCAGAGCCCGGGGCTCCCCCTTCATCTTGGCTGGTTTGGGAATCTGAGGCTCACGGTCACTAAAGGGTTAAAGAGGAGTGCCAGAGAGCCTGGGGACAAGGAGGTGCCCACAGCTGCCCGCCAAGGGACTGTTGGCCTTGGATGGACTCAGCGCCCGGAGGCATGTCCAGCCTCGAGGAGCAAACACGCTACATTTCCTGTTGCAAAAACATGGGCTTTGAAGGGGAATTTGTTTGGAAGGAAAGAACCAGGATCTAAAGACTCTTCTGTTAGGAGTTCACTTGTAGAAAAATATGTTCAGAACTGTCTGTTAGTCTGTAAAGCctaagaatttaaaacattaagtACGGTTGAGCGGCAAATGTGTGACGTGACCATGTACTTGATTAGCTAAGAAACGCCTGCACCCAGTGGCGGCAAGTGGGCTCCCCAGGGCATCTTCCCATGTTATCCCGGTTATCCTGTCCCCGACAGCTGAGATCCGCCCCGAAGAGAAGCCTGCAGAgggtctggggaggagggagggccctGGCATCGCCCTGGGGCCCCGGGGGCTGGCTTCCGGGCCTCTTCAACCACATCCCACAGTGGTCCGTCCGTGTTTGTGCTTAGATGGGGCCCATCCCCAGGGAATCTCAGAGGGTCCTTGGCACCTGTGTCCCCAGGCTCTCCCTGCCTCCGACCCCCTactgtggggagggggagtgtggagggagaaggagggggtcTCCCTGAACCAGCCCCCCACAGAAAGAGCAGATCCTCAAGGGACTTTTCCAACGTAAGCCTCCAAATTCAGCAAGCTCCACACCCCCTTCACGCCTCCAAGCAGGGCGCGGGGCAAATTTCAGCGGCTCTAGGTTACCTGAAAGGAGCCCAGAACGAGGCATGAGCTCAGACAATGGCGGGGACGGTCCGTCTTTGCTGGGGACAGTGCAGGGGGACCCGGCATGGGCTTGGCCATGGAGAGGTCACCCTCTCTACACAGGCACAGTGCAGGGGGGCTGGCACGTTTGTTGGGGACCTGCTGCGGCAGTGGAGGGGAGCCTCGCCTCCACCTCACCCGACGTcccccctccagccctcccccacGGAGGAGTAAGGTCCATGGCCGGCACCCAtccaagcccagctctgccccctcTGTCTGGCATCACCCCACGGCCCAGCCCCGTGACCGGAGGGACCCCAGGCCGTGTGGGGAGAACGTACCATGTTCTTCCTGTCGCTGCATCTCAGCTTCTTCTGTGTctgaaaagggagagaaggaaagcatCACCGTCCGGCCAGCACCCTGTGTGTCCAGGGCCAAGTCGGGGCGGAGCGGGGGTGGGGCGCACCGGAATCGTAACGTCCCTGACACCAGCTCCCTGCGGGGAAACggactgggctgggggtggggtggggcactgGCCGAGGAGCCACATCTTCCAGGATGTGTCCCCGCCCTAGGCCTCCCCTGCAGGACTCCATCCTCCCTGAGAGGCCGCTGACTTCTGCAGCTCCTGCTCTGGGAACAGGGGACGCGCTCCCCACTGATCCCATCAGCTCTCCCAGGGGCAGGGCGGCAGATCTGGGATTGAACCCCCTCCTCTCCCACTGCCAGCGCTCCCCTGCGCCTCAGTTCCCACCTCCTGAAAATGGGCTGGCGCTAATTGCCCACAGCGTTGCCAtagaaaccaaaggagaaaaagagctGCAAAGACACATGGGAAGTGTGACGTGCTGCCAACTACAGAGCACCCGGCAGAGAGGATCCCACAACACCCCGCAAACGAGGGTCCCAGTGCGGCCTCcgcagaaagagaagaaatcgTGTGCCAGGCTGGCTTAAGCCTGATATGCCAAGGTCAAATTTAAGTATGCCTGTTTAGGAAGAAAAACTGATTTGTGGGATCTCGAAAGTTTAAATCTAATATTGGCAGGAAAAGCCTTATAACACGTGTCAGCAAGCAGGCAgaaaagatgtgtgtgtgcatgtgcacatatGTGTGGATGTGTGTACATAGGTACAcgtatgtgtacgtgtgtgtgtgttcacgagtgtgtgcatatgtatatgtacatggtGGGTATGTGGGTGTGCGCGTATGGCCCTGAGTGTGTCTGTATGTATTCatctgagtgtgtgtgcatgtgtgtgcatatatctgTGTGGGTGTGTACACATGTGAACATTTATCTCCGTCCAGAGGGGTGAAGGAATGAGCTGTAACGTTACGTCCCCACGACCCGTGGGAGCTGGGGGTAAGTTTGCTCCAGCACCGTCCCCTCTCCTGCATTTCCTTTCGCTGTGGCTGCTGACACGCCTCCTTCATCTATGATTCGCACTGCAGCCCAGGGCCCGCACGCTGGCCCTGCCCCAGTGCAGCAGGGGGCCTTAGGCGGGCACCTGGAGTTAGCGGAGGAAAGGCTTCGCTGAGGCCCATCCTCGGGCAGCTGGGAGGCTCGGGCCCGCTTTCCTGCATCTCCCGGCCCCTTACCCTGGCTCCTCTGTGTCTGGCCCGGCATGTCCCCACCTACCGGGAGGGCAGTGACAGCAACTGGCTGGTCACCTTTAAGAGCCCAGGGGCTGGCATTCATTACTGCGGCGTGACGGAGGAAGCAGAACATTCCCGAAGGGAAGCGGGGTGGGTGCCGCTGTGAACAGGGGCTGAAGCAGGTCCATCCAAAGCTCTGCTGAATGGACAGTCCAAACTCACAGAGCCCGGTGCCGACCGCATAGGGCTGATGGGGTCTCAGCCACGGGACAGCTCTGCACCCTTCGTGGTCTTTGCAGAAGTCTGCCCCGAGAAAACTGTCCTAAATCATGGGCTGTAGGGTGTAACCAGCGGCGGGTCCTGAGAGGGGCCCACAGTCATCCCGAGGGGGGTGGGAAGAGCGCCTACCCAAGCACACCTACCCAAGCTGTACACAGTGCAGACGTCCGTGCTGGACATCCTCCTGAGTAGCTGCCTGGCATCCTCCTCGGAAAAGCGTCCTTCGCTGCTGAAGAAAGACCTTTCCTCTTCATtgagaaaaatcacattttccaAGCTGGAAAAAACAAAGTGCATTTAGATTGCACGTTTCCAAGATTTCACACAAAGACCCTTTTCCACTCCCTCACTTGACAGATGGTCCCTGCATACCTATCCTGTGCCCAGCGGTGAAGACaccaagataaaaacaaaacagatcctGCCCTTAAGGTTGCTTTGTCTGGCCAGAGGCAGACACCCAGGAGTGGGAAATGCCATGACAGATGCAGCTGGTCACAGCATCCTGGGAAGGTGAGCTCCTGGGCAGCCTTCAAAGCCCCACCTTAAATGCCCCTTCCCCTGCAAGGCCGGCCATGACAGCTGCAAGCAGACTCAATTCCTCCACACTGTAAGCTCCACACAGAGCCTCACACAACACGAGCTCAGGGCACGTGTGTGCTCCGAAAACTCAgggagaggaaaacaggaaggagacag from Pseudorca crassidens isolate mPseCra1 chromosome 4, mPseCra1.hap1, whole genome shotgun sequence includes the following:
- the SH3TC1 gene encoding SH3 domain and tetratricopeptide repeat-containing protein 1 isoform X1, encoding MEGLTGRGPVGPPGGSGGREVQRAGASASAVWGRAGPEEAKATVGSDAAAPGVSPPAAGPSPGQMGSYPTDLTLQLLAVQRKSGLPDPSLQQVLRGRLRLLENDSWEVARALGELSARLLSIHSDQDRIVVTFKTFEEIWKFSTYHALGFTHHCLENLLVDQTFWLLEPDEDQETAIQVHVDEEALKLTHESLLFQEGPFFVLCPDHHVKVMNGLQPLGQASGFPRAEAALPVDSLAPSHNTSSEERTAAEPLIPFHQWALRVPWDPINDSMGGPVTPDIQPMAVGLASAVADCQGSGPEEMTFRSGDHIEILGAQVPGLPWCLGRHAASGQVAFVQTSLISAQGQASDLENVIFLNEEERSFFSSEGRFSEEDARQLLRRMSSTDVCTVYSLDTEEAEMQRQEEHEMPPPCLHPEPRETLQKVKNVLERCKSCRGCPKEPTSPGVHGASSGVSSPDAKSCRGCPKEPTSPGVHGASSGVSSPDAKSCRGCPKEPTSPGVHGASSGASSPDAKSCRGCPKEPTSPGIHGASSGASSPDAKSCRGCPKEPTSPGIHGASGGASSPDTKDLSFRLDAGDARADPEALGSLLQFLDKPGFEAGFQGLYDLSPPGLSGVFGGFTDDEELARLLAEARGVAKKAGLPMALARLCFLLGRLCVRRLKLSQARVYFEEALGALGGRFGDLVLVAAVYTSLAAVHLRQKNREKCAQVVPKALALLLGTPGHVGGSEAESGLLQLGLRRAIGARSPQAEARACFLLAEHHARGKRPEEALPFLERLLQLYGASGAPGASWPVDCYLLLADVYSRKCLPHLALSCVKVASRRVRGSLDSALRSAALVLRGSPQLPRLPAQLAPYLLQALASPASGAGRALRGPIYASLARLHSQHGRQGRAIAFMTRAAETDAQIGSRTVVDRLVALAWLHVLHRQIPAALDILESVLEAAVAALDQEGVIANMAAIALKRMGRTQQAAEGYYRALRVARRLGRQRNKAVVLANFGTLCLQTGAGRLAQHYFLEAVKLFSRLPSGECGPDFTQVLLRLGHLCTRRALTRQGKCYYEWAFLVAVETDHLESQLHAVQRLCHFYSTVMPSEAQCVVYHEFQLSLARRVADKVLEGQLLEAISQLYLSLGTERAYKSALDYTKRSLGIFIDLQKKDKEAHAWLQAGKIYYILQQNELVDVYIQVAQNAALYTGDPKLGLQLFEAAGDIFFNGTWEREKAVSFYRDRALPLAVNTGSQEAELRLCNKLAALLAETEAPQEGLEFAHTALALSVTLGDRLNERVAYHRLAALHQQLGHGELAEHFYLKALSLCTSPLEFDEETLYYVKVYLVLGDIIFYDLKDPLDAAGYYQLALAAAVDLGNKKAQMKIYTRLAAIYHNFLLDREKSLFFYQKARTFATELNIRRGHMAPGRCCGRAAWLVPGPPS